AAACAGCTGGAATTGAAGGGGTAGTAGCTTTAGCCTGAGCTTGATTTTGTACGATATAATGTTTGGCTACGTATCCATAACCTGTGCCAAAACGAATTTTATACCAAGTACCTACCGTTTCTACTACTTGCACTTGTGTTCCATTTTGCAGGGAACCGATGGCAGTACTATTTGTACTAGCGGCACTACGTACATTTAAATTTGGTGTCGCAACAGTATAGGAAGGAGTGCCTTGTACAGTCACACCTTTTACTAGTGGAGTGGATCCATTGGATACAAATATTTTTTGTACGTATCCAATTTGTCCATTATGTAATATTTTATACCAATCGCCTTGTTCACCTTGAATTGTAATAAATTTCCCATTCGGCAACACATCAAGAATAGAAGATTCTGTATTAGGTTCAGAACGAACGTTTAACGCATTTGCATTTACGATATATTGGCTATTAGATTGAACTGTTTTTTTCGATAGAATAGCATCTTTTTTCATATAGCCTACTTTATTGTTAACAGATACTTTATACCAATCTTGAATTGTTCCAAGGATGGTAATAGGGGTGTTGAAGCGAAGGTTATCAATTAAGGTACTGTCTACTTGGGCGGTTTGATATAATGCGACGTTGTCGACTTTTACATATCCAGTTTTCGCTTTAGATGTTTGTTCAGCAGCTACTGTTTGCACGTTCGTTTCTCCCATAGAAGGAAGTAAGGAAGCAATTGCAACGGTAGATACTGTTAAAGCTGTAGCTCTCATCTTCATGTAATAACGGCCTCCTCTAGTTGTATTGTTATAATTTTATTATAGTATAAAGTTATAATATATTGGGGTTTATTCACATAAATGTAATATGAAATCAACATAAATATAATTTTTATACTATGGTAGAAAATTTTCGATTTTTAAAATGGGATATACGTATTTTATATCTTAATCAATTTATATACAATTGAGAAAATTAAAACAGTTGATGATGAGTTATGACAGTGTTATACTGACAATGATAATTTCATAGTATGCTAGGAGAGCTGGTGTTGCCAGCTGAGAGTAAGGCCG
The DNA window shown above is from Bacillus clarus and carries:
- a CDS encoding SH3 domain-containing protein; protein product: MKMRATALTVSTVAIASLLPSMGETNVQTVAAEQTSKAKTGYVKVDNVALYQTAQVDSTLIDNLRFNTPITILGTIQDWYKVSVNNKVGYMKKDAILSKKTVQSNSQYIVNANALNVRSEPNTESSILDVLPNGKFITIQGEQGDWYKILHNGQIGYVQKIFVSNGSTPLVKGVTVQGTPSYTVATPNLNVRSAASTNSTAIGSLQNGTQVQVVETVGTWYKIRFGTGYGYVAKHYIVQNQAQAKATTPSIPAVFRFPAQGKISSTFDMRWEQMHYGIDIAAQGNVSIQAAAAGKVIKSYYSASYGNVVFIAHHINGKLYTTVYAHLKDRTVQVGDQVQVGQLVGYMGNTGHSFGQHLHFELHNGEWNFEKINAVDPLPYFVR